In the genome of Streptomyces sp. SAI-127, the window GCGCGCCGGCGGCGACAGCTCGGCGGGCCGTAGCTCCAGGAGGCAGCACTTCACCCCGCCACCGGCCTTCAGCAGCTCGGACAGGTCCACGCCGATCGGCTCGAACCCCCGCTCGCGCAGTTGTCCCGCCAGCCGCCGGGCCGCCTGTGCGAGCACCACGTGCCGGCCGTCGGACACGGCGTTGAGGCCGAAGACCCTCGCGTCCTGTTCGGAGGCCAGGACCGCTTCCGGAAACCGTTCGGCCAGCGCCTCGCGGCTCTGCGAGCTGAAGGCGCCCGGGTAGTACATGATCTGCTCGTCGTCGAGCACGGCGAGCGCGGTGTCCAGATGGTAGAAGCGCGGGTCGACCAGCGTGAGCCCGAGCACGGGCCTGCCGAGGAATTCAGCGGCCTCCGCCCATGCGGCCGTCTCGCTGCGGAACCCCGATCCGGCCAACAGCAGTTCCCCGGCGAGGAGGAAGTCCCCCTCCCCCTCGTTGATCCTGGTCGCCTGCTGGATCTCCGTCCATCCGTGCGCCCTGAACCACTGCGCGTACGCCGCGGACTCACCGGTCCGCTGCGCGTGCCGGAACCGGGCGACCAGGACCTTGCCGTCCACGACGACTGCCCCGTTCGCGGCGAACACCATGTCGGGCAGTCCCGGATCCGGCGGCATCAGCTCGACGTCGTGGCCGAGTTCCACCAACAGGTCGTGCAGCTGTTTCCACTGCGCCAGGCCGGTCTCCGTGCTCGTCGGCACGACCGGGTCCATCCACGGGTTGATCGAGTAGTTCACCGTGAAATGGGTGGGACGGCACATCAGATAGCGCCGAGGGCGTACCACGCCGCCCGACGCCGGAGACTGCCCGGTCGCTGTCCGCGACATTTCGCTCCCCCTCTGCTCGGGTCCGCTTTGTGCGACGGCGGGTCAGGCGGACGGCATCCGCTCGGCGATCCGGCCGGCGAGTGCGGCTTCGTTGTCGACCAGGTAGAAATGACCGCCGGGGAACGCGCCGACGTCGAATCCGCCCGTGGTCAGCTCACCCCACGACGCCAGTCCGGCGTGGTCGACGTCCGGGTCCTCGACACCGCCCGTCGCGAGCACCGGTGCGCGTACCGCGGGCGGGTCGCCAGGCTGGTAGATCTCGAACAACCGGTAGTCGTCGCGGATCATCGGCAGCAGCACCTCGACCAGCTCCGGGCTGGCCAGCAGATCCGCGAACGACTCGTTGTCCCGGGCGACTTCGGCGGCGAACTCGGCGTCGGGCAGCCGGTGCACCTCGCCCGGCTGCTTGCGGTGTGGTGCGGTCACGCCGGAGACCACGAGGAGGTCCACGACCGGTCCGCGACGGCGCTCCAGTTCCACGGCCACCTCGTAGGCGACGTAGGCGCCCATGCTGTGGCCGAAGACGGTCAGGGGCTCGTCGGTGAACGGCTCGACCGCCGACGCGATCTCGTCGGCCATCTTCTCGATGCTGTCCGCGGCGGGCTCGCCGTACCGGTCCTGGCGTCCGGGGTACTGCACCGCGTACACGCCGATGTCCGACGGTAGCAGTGCTGGCCAGGAGGTGTAGGTGTTGGCGGTGCCGCCGGCGTGCGGCAGGCAGACGAGCCGTCGGCGGGGCCGCGAGACGGCGTCGCCGCAAGGGCGCAGCCAGAGTTCGGCCGTGGTCGCTTTCCTGGTGTGCATGAATCTCCCCCTCATCCGAACAGGCCGGCGATCGCTTCCGGGTCCAGCGAGACGGGCGTGAGCCGGTACCCGTCCGGCGGTTCGGCGCCCCTCACATGGCGGACCAGGAAGTCCCACCGGCGCCGGTTGAGGTAGTGGTCGTAACCGACGAAAGCATGGTCGGAGCCGGGCACGATGAGCAGCTCGAAGTCCTTGTCCGCCGCGATCAGGCGCTCCACCAGACGCATCGTCAGATGCGGCGAGAAGCTGTCGTCCAGGCCGCCGTGCACCAGCAGCAACTTGCCGGTGAGCCGGTCCGCGATGTCGACGTTGGAGGCGGCGGCATAGGTGTCGGCGTCGAACGGGCCGTTGTACATCTCGGCGACGCCCTGCTCGGCGTAGCGCAGGTCGTGGACCCCGCACTCGGCGACGCCGGCCTTGAACACCTCGGGGTGGTCGAGCAGGGCCCGTACAGCGGCGAACCCGCCGGAGGACATCCCGAACACCCCGACCCGGTTGAGGTCCATCCATGGGCGGTCGCGGCCCAGTTCCCGCAGTGCCGCCACGTGGTCGGCGAGGCCGGCCGCGTCGCCGACCCGGCCGTAGGAGGCGTCGTGGAACGCCTTGTCCCGCCCCGGAGAGCCGCGGCCGTCGATCGCCACCACGACGAACCCGAGGGCGGCCATGGCCTCGGCGTCGTACCCGTAGTAGCCGGGGTCGAAGGAGGGCACGACCCGGGTCGCGCTGGGGAAGCCGTACGGGTGGTCCAGGACCGGGTACCGCGCGGCCGGATCGAAGCCGTGCGGCCGGTGGAGCATGCCGTGGATCTCGGTGTGCCCGTCGGCCGCTGTCACCCGGAACCGTTCCGGCGGGCTCCATCCCGTCTCTGTCAGGCGTGAGATGTCCGCGCGCGCCAGTTCGACGAGTACGCGCCCGTCCCACCCGCGCACGGTGGTCACCGGCGGGAGCGCGTTGGTGGATGCCGAGTCGATGAAGTACGCCGCGCCGGGCGGGACCGTTACCACGTGGTCGAGGTCGTCGTCGGTGACCTTGGCGCACCCCGAGCCGTCCAGGGCTGCCCGGCACACCGTGCGCCGGTAGGGGTCGTCGGCGACCATGCCGGACGCCAGGAAGTACACCACGCGCTGTTCCTCGTCGACATGGAGGATCTCCTGGACCGCCCACGAGCCCCGCGTCACCTGTGCGCGGAGCTCGCCGTCCCGGGTGCCGTGGAGGTAGAGGTGGCCCCAGTTGTCGCGCTGGGAGTACCACAGCACCTCCGTGCCATCGGACAGGACCCTGACCATCGGTGCCTGGCCGAGCAGTTGGGTGGGCTCCACACGGGTCGCTCCCGACTCGTTCAGCACGGTGCGCACCTCGCCCGAGGTCGGGTCGAGCCGGTGCAGGGTGAGGGTCCTCATGTCCCGTGCCGAGCTCAGGTAGTACACCGCCGAGCCGTCCTCGGTCCACCAGGCCCAGCGGCGGGAGATGGGCGACATCAGCGGCATCGCGACCGGTTCCGCCAGAGCTGGCACCGCCTTCCCGGATTCGACGTCCAGCACCACGAACTCGGCCAGCGGCATCCGCTCGTCACCGGGGTGAGCGAACCTCTGCGTGCGCAGCTTCGGCGGTCCTCCGTCCGCCGGCAGCGCCTCGACGAGGTGCGTCTCGCGGACCCCGCGCATATCGGTCCGATGGGTGAGCACCCGTCGGGAGTCCGGCGACCACAGCACCGCGGGCGGCAGGTGCGGGATGCCGAGCTTGCCGAGCAGCGTGGAGTACATGAAGTAGTCCGGGTTGGCGCCGTAGTCACGGTCCGCCGAACCGTCGTCGGTCAGCGCCCAGTCCCGCCCGTCCGCCAGGGAGCGGGCCCGGATGTCGTACTCCTGCCGGAACACCGCGTGCCGGCCGTCCGGCGCGACGACGTCGAGGAGTCCACGGGGCGGTGGCCCCTCGACGCCGGCGCAGTCGTAGTCGTCCAGTGAGCACCGCCAGTGGGCACCGAGCGCGTCGAACTCGATGGCGCCATCGGTCGGTTCGAACGCCGCGAAGGGCAGCGCGCCGGCGTCCACGTCCCGGCCCGAGGCCGTCGCCAGCGCGGTGGCGAGCCGCGCGTGGTCGAACGCGGCTTCCCGGGTGCCCTCGACGGGGTCGACGAGGAGGAAGCGGGGGCTGTCCGGGGCGTCGCTCGTGTACCAGAAGCGGGCGCCGCCGTCGATCCACCTCGGACGGATCCTCCCGTCGAGCACGAGTTCGCCGCGGTTGTGCCGCAACAGGCGTTCCGCGGTTCGGTACGCGTCTGCGTCGAGCCTGGTCGGGTTCATCGGGGTGGTCCTCCAGACCGGCCGGTCAGCCGACGACGACGGGGAGCCGGGCCACGCCGTTGAGGTTGGGGTTGGTCATGAACGCCGGCGGGTTGTCCGGGTCGCAGCGCAGGTCCGGGAAGCGGTCGAACAGCGCGTTCATCGCGATACGGCCTTCCCGCCTGGCCAGCGCCGCCCCGATACAGAAGTGCACGCCCCGGCCGAAGGCGAGGTGCGGGTTGTGCTCACGGGTGGGGTCGAAGGTGTGCGGATCGGAGAAGACTCGCGGGTCGCGGTTGGCGGTCGAGATCCACACACCGACCATCTGATCGGCCCCGATCGTCACGCCGCCCACCTCGGCCGGTGCATTGGTCACCCGAACCATGGAGGCTATGGGGCTCAGGTAGCGCAGCGACTCCTCCAGCAGCCCTGGGACCAGCCCGCGCTGCTGGCGGACCGTCCGGTCGATGTCCGGATGGGCGTCGAGGCACAGGACGGTACTGCTGATCAGCAGTGTGGTCGTGACGTGGCCGGCGACGAGCATGACGTTGGCGAAGTTGGCCACCTCGTTCTCGGTCAGCCGCTCACCGTCCACTTCCGCCTCGACGAGCCGGGTGAGCAGGTCGTCCCGCGGGGCGGAGCACCGGTCCCTGACGTGTTCGCGCAGGTAGTCGGTGATGTGGCGGACCTGCTCCATCGCGAACTCCACCTCGTTCCCCACGCTCTCGTCACGCTCACCGAGCGAGAACTCCGAGGTGATGCTCATCATCTTGTCGACCCACCCGTTGAGCAGGGCGTGATCGCTCGCGGGGATGCCGAGCAGTTCGGCGATCACGGTGATGGGCAGCGGATAGGCCAGTTCGGCAATGAGATCGAAGCTCTTGCGGTCGGCAACTTTGTCCAGCAGGTCGCCCACGATGGCGTGGACCCGGGGTTCGAGTTCGTCGATCGCGCGGGGGGTGAAGGCGTGGGTGATGAGCTTGCGCAGCGCGGTGTGCCGCGGCGGGTCCAGCTGGGTGATGGAGCCTTCGTCGAACTCGCGTCGCTCCGGGATCAGCCGTCCGGTGTCCGACGAGAAGATGTGCGGGTTGTTCGCCACCTGCACCGCCTCGACGTGGCCGTACACGTTCCAGATGCCGGTCGCCTCGTCGAGCACGACCCGTCCGGACGACCTGTCCTCGCCGTACATCCAGAAATATCGCTGTCGGTCCAGTTTCCACTTTTCGGCCAGCGCAGACATGACACTCCCGTCGTCACGGATTCGGCGATACAGGCCATCTAATTTTCCGGGGAATTCGTCCATGGATTTCCGCACCGGAATGAATACCGCCTGATTCTTTCAGACCGGCGACGCGCCTGTCGACGGTACGGCAATCCACCGGGCGTCCTGTCGGCGGGACAAGCCGGGGGCGGGGGCGGGGGCGCCGACGGATGGCGCCATGCGAAACGGGGGCGGGGGTTCCGGAGTGGTCCGCACGGGGTCGTCGGCGCACCACCGGAGCGGGTGCGGTGCCGGGCGACTCGCTCCCCTTCCCCCCGCGGCTTGCGATGGCGCCACGCAGGCGCCATACTTGCGCCATGGATCTCACACCCTACGTCGACGGTCTCCACCGTGAACTCCTGGCCTCCGCCGGGGCGGGCGACGGCGAAGCCATGGCGCTGGCCGAGCGGCTGGCCGCCTCGGTCGCGTCCGCAACCCGGCTCACCATGCTGGACGTCCTGTCGGCCGCCGCGGACGAGATCACCCGAGACCTCGTGCCCGGGTCGGTGGAGATCCGGCTGCGCGGACGCAACCCGCACTTCGTGGTCACGTCCCCCAGCTTCCACGAGGCGCCCGACGACGACCTCGAGCCACCCGAGGACGCACCCACGCCCGAGGAGGCGCTTCCGGCGCCGAGCGGCACCGAAGGCGCGGTGGGCCGCATCAACTTCCGGCCGCCCGAGCAGCTCAAGGCCCGTATCGAGGCCGCGGCCGCCAAGGAGGGGCTCTCGGTCAACGCCTGGCTGGTCCGGGTCGCCACGGCCGCGCTGGACGCCGGCGCCACCCAGCCCCGCTCAGGCCGCCGCAGCCCCGGACCGACGCGTCACTTCGTCGGCTGGGTCGGCTGAGCCCCGCCAACCACGAGACAGGACGGTTCCCATGCCCGAGTTCACCACCCCCGAGCCCATCACCGTCGTACTCGCCATGAACAGCGGCAAGCTGTCCCTCGTGGCCGGGGACCGCACCGACACGGTCGTGCGGGTCCGGCCCGGCGACGAGACGGCCCCGGCAGACGTCAAGGCGGCCGAGCAGACCGTGGTCGACTACACCGCGGGCAGGCTGCAGGTGAAGGCCCCCGACCCGCACTGGCTGAGCGGCATCCTCGGGAACAGCCCCTCGATCGACGTCACCATCGAACTGCCGGTGGGCTCGAACCTGCAGGCCGAGGTGAACAGGGCGCAGATCCAGGCCGAGGGCCTGCTGGACGAGGTCCACCTCAACAGCGTGTCGGGCCACGTCCACCTCGACAGGGTCGGCTCGCTCCACGCCGACACCGTCTCCGGGCACATCGCCGTCGACGACGTGTCCGGGTACGCGAACGTCAACGGAGTCTCGGGCAAGGTACGGGTGCGCCGCGCCCGGGGCAGCGCAGTGGTCAAAGGCGTCAACGGCGACATCTGGATCGGCGAGGCGGACAGCGAGCTGCACCTCAGCGCGGCCGGCGGCGACATCTTCGTGGACAGTGCCGGCCCCGGCACCACGGCCAAAACCGCCGGCGGCAGCATCCGCGTCGGCCGGGTGACGACAGGCGAGGTGGAACTGCTGACCTCCACGGGAGAGGTCGAGATCGGCATCGGCGAGGGCTCGACGGCCTGGATCGACGCGCGGAGCGCGACCGGGTCGGTGCGCAACTCGCTGCCGGCCCAGGACGGGCCCACGCAGCAGGCCGACATGGTCAAGGTGCGGGCCAGGTCGCGACACGGCGACATCATGATCCACCGTTCCCCGCAGCCCAGCCCGTCGGCGAACGTGTGACCGGCGCGGGGTGACGCACGTCAGGGCGTGCGTTCACCCCGCCCCCACGCCGGGCGGCCGAGACTTCAGCGGGCGCGGCGATCGGACGCGCCCTTCAGGGACGGCGGCTCCTGTCCAGCCGGCGCCCGCGCATCTGTTGCAGCGGGCAGCCCGTGCATCAGCCGTGGCGCGCAGCCCACGACCTTCGCGCATCAGCCGTAGCACCTTGGATCGCTGCCGGCGACAGCGCCTGACCCCGCACACCAGCCGCCGACTCAGTCGACCGGGAAGCGGCTCGAACCGTGGCGCTCAGCGGACCCCGCCGCACTGCGGCCAACGCGGGCTGGATACGCGGCCTGGCGGCACTCGCAGAGCTGCGATCAGCTTGTCAATATGGCGCCAATGGAACGCCAACTCCACTTGTATTGGCGCCATCCATGCGCCAAGCTGGCGCTCCCGGCAGACGCACCGCCCTGGACGTCCCGGCGACAGGACACGTCGTCCCGCAGCAACGGCAACACGGGCGCCCCCACCCATTCCGCTCGGACAAGTCTTCCGACCGCGCGCCAGAAATCTTCCCCACGTCAAAAGGAGAGGGATATGACCACCACCAGCCCACCGGCCATCACAGCCACCGGGCTACGCAAGTCGTACGGCGAAAATCTGGTTCTCGACGGAATCGACTTCGTGATTCCCGCAGGTCGCATCTGGTCGTTACTCGGACCGAACGGCGCCGGTAAGACGACCCTCGTGCAGATCCTCTCCACGCTCATCCGTCCGGACGCCGGGACCGTACAGGTCGCCGGTCACGACCTGCAGCGCGAGCCCGAAGCGGTACGCCGGGCGATCGGCGTCACCGGACAGTTCGCGGCCGTCGACGAACTGCTCACCGGCGAGGAGAACCTGCTGCTGATGTGCGACCTGCATCGGCTGAGCCGGCAGGAGAGCAGGCAGCGCACCGCTGAACTGCTCGAACGGTTCGAGCTGGCGGGCGACGACGCGAAGAAGCTCGCCGGAGCCTACTCGGGCGGCATGCGCCGCAAGCTCGATCTCGCGATGACCCTCGTCGGCAGCCCGCGGATCATCTTTCTCGACGAGCCGACCACCGGTCTCGATCCCCGCAGTCGGCGCACCATGTGGGACATCATCCGGGATCTGGTCGCCGACGGTGTCACGATCTTCCTGACCACGCAGTACCTGGAAGAGGCGGACGAACTCGCCGACAGGATCGCGGTGTTGCACCACGGCACCTTCGTCGCGGAGGGAACCCCGGCGGAGCTCAAGCGTCTCGTTCCCGGCGGCGACATCCGACTCACCTTCGACAGTGCCGAGCAACTGGCCACGGCCGCGGCGGCGTTGGGGGTCTCCGACGTCGACGAGGAGGCGCTGAGCCTGCGGGTGCCCAGCGAGGGCGACTTGGGCTCGATGCGGCAGGTCATCGACCGGCTCGACCGGGCATCGGTCACCGCGTCCAGCCTGTCGATGCACAGCCCCGACCTCGACGACGTGTTCCTGACCCTGACGTCCCAGACCGCCACGACGGGCGGAAAGCAGGAGGCAGCACGATGAGCACCCTCTCCCTCGCATGGCACGACTCCTCCACGATGCTGCGCCGCAACCTGCGGCACGCAACCCGCAACCCGTCGACGCTGCTCGGGTCGGTTGTCATGCCGTGCGTGCTCATGCTGTTGTTCGTCTTCGCCTTCGGCGGCACGATGGGCAACGGGCTGGGCGGAGCCGCACAGGGCATCGACTACGTCGACTACCTCGCCCCGGGCATCTTCCTGCTGGCCCTGACCGTGGGAGCGATGGGCACCTCCATCGCGGTCGCGGTCGACATGACCAAGGGCATCATCAACCGGTTCCGCACCATGGCCATCTCCCGCGCGTCGGTCCTGACCGGACATGTGGTGGGCAGCGTGATCCAATCGATGGTCAGCATCATCGTGGTCATCGGCATCGCGGTCGCGGTCGGTTTCCGCCCCACGGCGGGTGTGCTGGGCTGGCTCGCGGCCTTCGGCCTGATGGCTCTGGTGAGCTTCGCGCTCACCTGGGTGGCGGTCGGCTTCGGCCTGCTGGCCAAAACCGTCGACTCGGCGAGCAACATGCCGATGATCCTGCAGGTCCTGCCGTTCCTGTCCAGCACGTTCGTACCGGCCGAGTCGATGGCCTCCGGTCTGCGCTGGTTCTCCGAGAACGAGCCCTTCACCCCGATCACCGACACCCTGCGCAACCTGCTCCTCGACCGGCCGGTCGGCAACGACTGGATCATCGGCGTCGCCTGGTGCCTCGGCATCGCACTGGTCGGCTACCTGTGGTCGAAGAAGCTCTACAAGCGCGACCCGCGGCACACCTGACGCACCACCCCCTCACCCCCCATCCCTCACACGAGGAGGCTCTCGATGGCAACGGAAGCACTCGATCCGCCGGACGTCATGTCGGACGCGATGATGACGGACCCGTACCACGGTGCCGGTCTGCTGCGCGAACAGGCGCCGGTGGTACGCGGTCGGCTCATGGGCGCCGTGCCGGTCTGGTACGTGACCCGGTACGAGGAGGCGATGACGGTCCTCGGCGACCGCAGGTTCGTCAGCAACATCGCCTCGGTGTCGGGGTCTCAGGGCGAGGACGCCCGGACGCAAATGGCGGAGCGGCTCGGGGTGCCGGCCGAGGACTATCCGTACCTCGCCAACGGAATGCTCGGCCAGGACGCGCCGGACCACTCGCGGCTGCGCAAGCTGGTGATGCGCGTCTTCACGGTCCGCCGGATCACCGAACTGCGCCCGCGGCTGGAGGCGATCACCACATCCCTCATCGACGCGTTCGACGACTCCGGGCGCGTGGACCTGATCGCTCGGTTCGCCTACCCGCTGCCCCTCACAGTGATCTGCGAGCTCATGGGCATCCCGGAGTCCGATCACGCGGACTGGCATGCGTGGAGCAGCGGGCTGGCGTCGCTGGAGCCGGGTGTCATGCCGCGCGCGCTGCACGACATGGTGACGGGAGTGCGCGAGCTCGTCGAGCGGCGCCGCGACTCGCCGGCCGACGACCTGCTGACGACGCTGATCAGGACCCACGACGAGGACGGTGACCGCCTGAGCGTCGAGGAGCTGGTCACTTTCGTCATCACACTGATGACGGCCGGTCACGAACCGTCCGCCCACGCCCTCGGCAACAGCATCGCCGAACTGCTGACCCATCCCGACCAGCTCGCCCGGCTCAGCCAGGACCCCGAACTGTGGCAGACGGCGGTCGACGAACTGGTGCGCCGGTGCGGCCCGACGCAGGTCTCCGTGCCGCGGTACGCGGCGGTCGACGTCGAACTGGGCGGCGTCCTGATACGAGCCGGAGACGTCGTCCAACCGATGCTCACGGCTGCCAACTACGATCCGCGCCGCTACGCCGATCCGGACCGGTTCGACGTCGGTCGCCGTATGAAGGCGCCCGGCCACGGCCACCTCGGTTTCGGGCACGGTCCGCACTACTGCCTCGGCGCCTACCTGGCGAAGCTGCAACTGGGCGTCGCCCTTCCGGCGCTGTTCGGCCGCTTCCCCCGGCTGGCGCTGGCGGTGGATCCGGCGGACCTCCCCTGGCAGAAGCTGCCGGGTCTGCGGCGGCTGGCCGAACTGCCGGTCGTCCTCGCTCCCGCCGACCGGTGACGCGCCACTCCCCCATCACGTCCAAGGACGGACTTCATGCCCACCTTCTCGACCCCCGGCGGGGTCTCCGTCACCGTCAACCTGCCGGCCGGCGATCTGCTGCTCGTCGCGAGCGACCGGACGGACACCGTCGTGCTGCCGCACGCCGGTGATGACGACTCCGCCGGTCTGCGCGTCTCCTACGCCGACGGCAGGCTCGTCGTCGACGGCCCGCAACCGCGCAACGGTTTCGCCAGCTGGCTCGGATTCGGTGAGTCGTTCGAAGCGAGAATCGATCTGCCGGAGGGCTCGAACGTGCGGGGCGTGGCCCTGGAGGGC includes:
- a CDS encoding prolyl oligopeptidase family serine peptidase, coding for MNPTRLDADAYRTAERLLRHNRGELVLDGRIRPRWIDGGARFWYTSDAPDSPRFLLVDPVEGTREAAFDHARLATALATASGRDVDAGALPFAAFEPTDGAIEFDALGAHWRCSLDDYDCAGVEGPPPRGLLDVVAPDGRHAVFRQEYDIRARSLADGRDWALTDDGSADRDYGANPDYFMYSTLLGKLGIPHLPPAVLWSPDSRRVLTHRTDMRGVRETHLVEALPADGGPPKLRTQRFAHPGDERMPLAEFVVLDVESGKAVPALAEPVAMPLMSPISRRWAWWTEDGSAVYYLSSARDMRTLTLHRLDPTSGEVRTVLNESGATRVEPTQLLGQAPMVRVLSDGTEVLWYSQRDNWGHLYLHGTRDGELRAQVTRGSWAVQEILHVDEEQRVVYFLASGMVADDPYRRTVCRAALDGSGCAKVTDDDLDHVVTVPPGAAYFIDSASTNALPPVTTVRGWDGRVLVELARADISRLTETGWSPPERFRVTAADGHTEIHGMLHRPHGFDPAARYPVLDHPYGFPSATRVVPSFDPGYYGYDAEAMAALGFVVVAIDGRGSPGRDKAFHDASYGRVGDAAGLADHVAALRELGRDRPWMDLNRVGVFGMSSGGFAAVRALLDHPEVFKAGVAECGVHDLRYAEQGVAEMYNGPFDADTYAAASNVDIADRLTGKLLLVHGGLDDSFSPHLTMRLVERLIAADKDFELLIVPGSDHAFVGYDHYLNRRRWDFLVRHVRGAEPPDGYRLTPVSLDPEAIAGLFG
- a CDS encoding ABC transporter permease gives rise to the protein MSTLSLAWHDSSTMLRRNLRHATRNPSTLLGSVVMPCVLMLLFVFAFGGTMGNGLGGAAQGIDYVDYLAPGIFLLALTVGAMGTSIAVAVDMTKGIINRFRTMAISRASVLTGHVVGSVIQSMVSIIVVIGIAVAVGFRPTAGVLGWLAAFGLMALVSFALTWVAVGFGLLAKTVDSASNMPMILQVLPFLSSTFVPAESMASGLRWFSENEPFTPITDTLRNLLLDRPVGNDWIIGVAWCLGIALVGYLWSKKLYKRDPRHT
- a CDS encoding cytochrome P450 translates to MATEALDPPDVMSDAMMTDPYHGAGLLREQAPVVRGRLMGAVPVWYVTRYEEAMTVLGDRRFVSNIASVSGSQGEDARTQMAERLGVPAEDYPYLANGMLGQDAPDHSRLRKLVMRVFTVRRITELRPRLEAITTSLIDAFDDSGRVDLIARFAYPLPLTVICELMGIPESDHADWHAWSSGLASLEPGVMPRALHDMVTGVRELVERRRDSPADDLLTTLIRTHDEDGDRLSVEELVTFVITLMTAGHEPSAHALGNSIAELLTHPDQLARLSQDPELWQTAVDELVRRCGPTQVSVPRYAAVDVELGGVLIRAGDVVQPMLTAANYDPRRYADPDRFDVGRRMKAPGHGHLGFGHGPHYCLGAYLAKLQLGVALPALFGRFPRLALAVDPADLPWQKLPGLRRLAELPVVLAPADR
- a CDS encoding toxin-antitoxin system HicB family antitoxin; the encoded protein is MDLTPYVDGLHRELLASAGAGDGEAMALAERLAASVASATRLTMLDVLSAAADEITRDLVPGSVEIRLRGRNPHFVVTSPSFHEAPDDDLEPPEDAPTPEEALPAPSGTEGAVGRINFRPPEQLKARIEAAAAKEGLSVNAWLVRVATAALDAGATQPRSGRRSPGPTRHFVGWVG
- a CDS encoding cytochrome P450, whose amino-acid sequence is MSALAEKWKLDRQRYFWMYGEDRSSGRVVLDEATGIWNVYGHVEAVQVANNPHIFSSDTGRLIPERREFDEGSITQLDPPRHTALRKLITHAFTPRAIDELEPRVHAIVGDLLDKVADRKSFDLIAELAYPLPITVIAELLGIPASDHALLNGWVDKMMSITSEFSLGERDESVGNEVEFAMEQVRHITDYLREHVRDRCSAPRDDLLTRLVEAEVDGERLTENEVANFANVMLVAGHVTTTLLISSTVLCLDAHPDIDRTVRQQRGLVPGLLEESLRYLSPIASMVRVTNAPAEVGGVTIGADQMVGVWISTANRDPRVFSDPHTFDPTREHNPHLAFGRGVHFCIGAALARREGRIAMNALFDRFPDLRCDPDNPPAFMTNPNLNGVARLPVVVG
- the ddaH gene encoding dimethylargininase, whose product is MSRTATGQSPASGGVVRPRRYLMCRPTHFTVNYSINPWMDPVVPTSTETGLAQWKQLHDLLVELGHDVELMPPDPGLPDMVFAANGAVVVDGKVLVARFRHAQRTGESAAYAQWFRAHGWTEIQQATRINEGEGDFLLAGELLLAGSGFRSETAAWAEAAEFLGRPVLGLTLVDPRFYHLDTALAVLDDEQIMYYPGAFSSQSREALAERFPEAVLASEQDARVFGLNAVSDGRHVVLAQAARRLAGQLRERGFEPIGVDLSELLKAGGGVKCCLLELRPAELSPPARGADG
- a CDS encoding alpha/beta fold hydrolase; this translates as MHTRKATTAELWLRPCGDAVSRPRRRLVCLPHAGGTANTYTSWPALLPSDIGVYAVQYPGRQDRYGEPAADSIEKMADEIASAVEPFTDEPLTVFGHSMGAYVAYEVAVELERRRGPVVDLLVVSGVTAPHRKQPGEVHRLPDAEFAAEVARDNESFADLLASPELVEVLLPMIRDDYRLFEIYQPGDPPAVRAPVLATGGVEDPDVDHAGLASWGELTTGGFDVGAFPGGHFYLVDNEAALAGRIAERMPSA
- a CDS encoding ATP-binding cassette domain-containing protein, yielding MTTTSPPAITATGLRKSYGENLVLDGIDFVIPAGRIWSLLGPNGAGKTTLVQILSTLIRPDAGTVQVAGHDLQREPEAVRRAIGVTGQFAAVDELLTGEENLLLMCDLHRLSRQESRQRTAELLERFELAGDDAKKLAGAYSGGMRRKLDLAMTLVGSPRIIFLDEPTTGLDPRSRRTMWDIIRDLVADGVTIFLTTQYLEEADELADRIAVLHHGTFVAEGTPAELKRLVPGGDIRLTFDSAEQLATAAAALGVSDVDEEALSLRVPSEGDLGSMRQVIDRLDRASVTASSLSMHSPDLDDVFLTLTSQTATTGGKQEAAR
- a CDS encoding DUF4097 family beta strand repeat-containing protein, which codes for MPEFTTPEPITVVLAMNSGKLSLVAGDRTDTVVRVRPGDETAPADVKAAEQTVVDYTAGRLQVKAPDPHWLSGILGNSPSIDVTIELPVGSNLQAEVNRAQIQAEGLLDEVHLNSVSGHVHLDRVGSLHADTVSGHIAVDDVSGYANVNGVSGKVRVRRARGSAVVKGVNGDIWIGEADSELHLSAAGGDIFVDSAGPGTTAKTAGGSIRVGRVTTGEVELLTSTGEVEIGIGEGSTAWIDARSATGSVRNSLPAQDGPTQQADMVKVRARSRHGDIMIHRSPQPSPSANV